A single Curtobacterium sp. MCJR17_020 DNA region contains:
- a CDS encoding response regulator transcription factor, whose amino-acid sequence MTITHVAIVDDHQLFREGLATILAAVPTIRVVAHGERPSDVLDSPEAAAIDVLLLDVELDGPPARTTIATVRRTRPDIRVVVLTMHRDAVLRRTLLDAGAVDFVTKDTPSRELVDRIARAAHADAAPVTFPVDLVTEARAGTPLSDRELEVLRLLAAARTNAEIAADLQLAIGTVKRHVYNVFRKLDVGSRVGAVAAATRLGLLS is encoded by the coding sequence GTGACCATCACGCACGTCGCGATCGTCGACGACCACCAGCTGTTCCGCGAAGGACTGGCCACGATCCTCGCCGCCGTCCCCACGATCCGTGTGGTCGCACACGGCGAGCGTCCGTCCGACGTGCTCGACTCCCCCGAGGCGGCCGCCATCGACGTCCTGCTCCTCGACGTCGAGCTCGACGGTCCGCCGGCGCGCACCACGATCGCCACGGTGCGCCGCACCCGTCCGGACATCCGCGTGGTGGTGCTCACGATGCACCGCGACGCCGTCCTGCGCCGGACGCTGCTCGACGCCGGCGCGGTCGACTTCGTGACGAAGGACACCCCGAGCCGCGAGCTCGTCGACCGCATCGCCCGCGCCGCGCACGCCGACGCCGCACCGGTGACGTTCCCGGTCGACCTGGTCACCGAGGCTCGCGCGGGCACACCGCTCAGCGACCGCGAGCTCGAGGTCCTGCGGCTCCTCGCCGCCGCGCGCACCAACGCCGAGATCGCGGCGGACCTGCAGCTCGCGATCGGCACCGTCAAGCGGCACGTCTACAACGTGTTCCGGAAGCTCGACGTCGGTTCGCGGGTCGGCGCCGTGGCTGCGGCGACGCGCCTCGGTCTGCTCAGCTGA
- a CDS encoding type II secretion system F family protein, giving the protein MSRGSPIRRRRGRRPVPFDPARVAGTLDRVATLVAAGVPPPRAWELVGRLPAGTTPASADIAVVLRVADRTGAPVAETLGALAGALRRSAASDRAIRVALAGPRTSARVVLALPLFGLGLGAAWGSGAVQVLTSSPLGWVCSALATVLVLSGRAWTARLVRSATPDGRVPGVVLDAWAVAVSGGGSWIAAGEAVRRAADGIVPPAADVVRLREVLDLAVRAGVPAAGLLRRAAEDVRDDAAAAGLAAAERLAVRLVLPLGVCVLPAFVLVGVVPVVVGVLSSTVVGAR; this is encoded by the coding sequence GTGAGCAGGGGGTCGCCGATCCGCCGGCGTCGTGGCCGGCGTCCCGTGCCGTTCGACCCGGCGCGCGTCGCCGGCACCCTGGACCGGGTCGCGACGCTCGTCGCCGCCGGGGTCCCGCCGCCGCGGGCCTGGGAGCTCGTCGGCAGGCTCCCCGCCGGGACCACTCCCGCGTCCGCGGACATCGCCGTCGTCCTGCGGGTCGCGGACCGGACCGGCGCCCCTGTCGCGGAGACGCTCGGGGCACTCGCCGGCGCGCTCCGCCGATCGGCCGCGTCGGACCGGGCGATCCGGGTCGCCCTCGCCGGCCCGCGCACCAGCGCCCGCGTCGTCCTGGCGCTGCCGTTGTTCGGCCTCGGACTCGGGGCCGCGTGGGGGTCCGGAGCCGTGCAGGTCCTCACGAGCTCGCCGCTCGGCTGGGTCTGCTCGGCGCTCGCCACCGTGCTCGTCCTGTCCGGGCGCGCCTGGACCGCGCGGCTCGTCCGGTCGGCGACGCCGGACGGACGCGTGCCCGGGGTCGTCCTCGACGCCTGGGCGGTGGCCGTCTCGGGCGGTGGTTCGTGGATCGCCGCCGGCGAGGCGGTCCGTCGTGCCGCCGACGGGATCGTCCCGCCGGCTGCCGACGTGGTCCGCCTGCGCGAGGTCCTCGACCTGGCCGTGCGAGCGGGCGTGCCCGCGGCGGGACTGCTGCGCCGCGCCGCGGAGGACGTCCGTGACGACGCTGCTGCCGCTGGCCTCGCCGCGGCCGAGCGCCTGGCCGTCCGACTCGTGCTGCCGCTCGGTGTCTGCGTCCTGCCCGCGTTCGTGCTCGTCGGGGTGGTGCCGGTCGTGGTCGGCGTCCTCTCCTCCACCGTCGTCGGTGCGCGATGA
- the acs gene encoding acetate--CoA ligase: MSTPTRTDHREDDGATFPPTPEFVADAVAHEDLHEAAAADREAFWAEQSRSLLDWRTPFTQTLDWSSAPFAKWFADGTLNVAENCLDRHVRAGNGDRVAIHFEGAPGDTRRITYAELTADVQRAANMLTNLGVGRGDRVVVYLPLIPEAVVTMLAVARIGAVHSVVFGGFSAESLRARIEDAGAKLVVTADGGWRRGAVSALKPAVDEALEGEGTDSVEHVLVVKRGGNEIAWNDRDLWWHDEVAKAAPEHTPEAFPAETPLFILYTSGTTGKPKGIVHTSGGYLTQAAYTHKNVFDMHPEKDVYWCTADIGWITGHSYVVYGPLANGVTQVLYEGTPDEPKPGRWWDIVDSYGVTVLYTAPTAVRAAMKAGREIPEARSLETLRLLGSVGEPINPEAWNWYRQVIGHDRTPIVDTWWQTETGAIMISALPGVTKLKPGAAQTPLPGIVAEIVDDDGNRADPGESGYLTITEPWPSMARGIWGDPDRFVETYWSRFPGRYFAGDGARLDGQGDIWIQGRVDDVMNVSGHRLSTAEIESALVGHEGVAEAAVVGAADETTGQAVVAYVILTAEAAADVDRESASTELRNWVGKRIGAIAKPRQVVIVPELPKTRSGKIMRRLLRDAAEGRRIGDTTTLADPTIMATIAELM; this comes from the coding sequence ATGTCCACTCCGACCCGTACCGACCACCGCGAGGACGACGGCGCCACCTTCCCGCCGACACCCGAGTTCGTCGCCGACGCCGTCGCGCACGAAGACCTGCACGAGGCCGCCGCCGCCGACCGCGAGGCCTTCTGGGCCGAGCAGTCCCGCAGTCTGCTCGACTGGCGCACGCCGTTCACGCAGACCCTCGACTGGTCCAGCGCCCCGTTCGCGAAGTGGTTCGCCGACGGCACGCTCAACGTGGCCGAGAACTGCCTCGACCGGCACGTCCGCGCGGGCAACGGCGACCGGGTGGCGATCCACTTCGAGGGCGCTCCCGGCGACACCCGCCGGATCACCTACGCCGAGCTGACCGCCGACGTGCAGCGCGCTGCGAACATGCTCACCAACCTCGGCGTCGGGCGGGGCGACCGCGTCGTCGTCTACCTGCCGCTCATCCCCGAGGCCGTCGTGACGATGCTCGCCGTCGCCCGCATCGGCGCCGTGCACTCCGTGGTCTTCGGCGGGTTCAGCGCCGAGAGCCTCCGCGCCCGCATCGAGGACGCCGGCGCGAAGCTCGTCGTCACGGCGGACGGCGGCTGGCGCCGTGGCGCGGTGTCAGCGCTCAAGCCCGCGGTCGACGAGGCACTCGAGGGCGAGGGCACCGACAGCGTCGAGCACGTCCTGGTCGTCAAGCGCGGCGGCAACGAGATCGCCTGGAACGACCGCGACCTGTGGTGGCACGACGAGGTCGCGAAGGCCGCCCCGGAGCACACGCCAGAGGCCTTCCCCGCCGAGACCCCGCTGTTCATCCTGTACACCTCGGGCACGACCGGGAAGCCGAAGGGCATCGTGCACACCTCCGGCGGGTACCTGACCCAGGCCGCGTACACGCACAAGAACGTGTTCGACATGCACCCGGAGAAGGACGTCTACTGGTGCACCGCCGACATCGGCTGGATCACCGGGCACTCGTACGTCGTCTACGGCCCCCTGGCGAACGGCGTGACGCAGGTGCTGTACGAGGGCACGCCCGACGAGCCGAAGCCCGGTCGCTGGTGGGACATCGTCGACTCCTACGGCGTCACCGTCCTGTACACCGCGCCGACCGCCGTGCGCGCGGCGATGAAGGCCGGCCGCGAGATCCCCGAGGCCCGCAGTCTCGAGACCCTGCGCCTGCTCGGCAGTGTCGGCGAACCCATCAACCCCGAGGCGTGGAACTGGTACCGCCAGGTCATCGGCCACGACCGCACGCCCATCGTCGACACGTGGTGGCAGACCGAGACGGGCGCGATCATGATCTCCGCGCTGCCCGGCGTCACGAAGCTCAAGCCCGGCGCCGCGCAGACGCCGCTGCCCGGCATCGTCGCGGAGATCGTCGACGACGACGGCAACCGTGCCGACCCCGGCGAGAGCGGCTACCTCACGATCACGGAGCCGTGGCCGTCGATGGCGCGCGGCATCTGGGGCGACCCGGACCGCTTCGTCGAGACGTACTGGTCGCGGTTCCCGGGCCGCTACTTCGCCGGCGACGGCGCGCGGCTCGACGGTCAGGGCGACATCTGGATCCAGGGCCGCGTCGACGACGTCATGAACGTCTCGGGGCACCGCCTGTCGACGGCCGAGATCGAGTCCGCCCTGGTCGGGCACGAGGGCGTCGCCGAGGCGGCCGTCGTCGGAGCCGCCGACGAGACCACCGGACAGGCGGTCGTCGCGTACGTCATCCTGACCGCCGAGGCCGCTGCCGACGTCGACCGCGAATCGGCGTCGACCGAACTCCGCAACTGGGTGGGCAAGCGCATCGGTGCGATCGCGAAGCCCCGCCAGGTGGTCATTGTCCCCGAACTGCCCAAGACGCGCTCCGGCAAGATCATGCGGCGTCTGCTCCGCGACGCGGCCGAGGGCCGCCGCATCGGCGACACGACGACGCTGGCCGACCCGACGATCATGGCGACCATCGCGGAACTCATGTAG
- a CDS encoding ATPase, T2SS/T4P/T4SS family, with translation MTDAGVTDVLVVGGVGTWTDRGGGLEAAAPRLSEARTRELATRLVALGGRHVDETTPYADVRHGDGIRVHVVLAPVSVGGTAISIRLPHPDRPTLAALDRAGTFEHVPRSVVEAAVHQRRNVLVTGATGSGKTTLLAAMLGAVPADERIVTVEDVAELRIAHPHVVALEARQANAEGVGALGLDRLVREALRMRPDRIVVGECRGAEVRELMSALNTGHDGGAGTVHANGVADVAARLEALGALAGLGVEALARQAVSAFDLVLHVERRAGGRRLAAVGAFHVGADGRLGVRPVDGAP, from the coding sequence GTGACGGACGCCGGGGTCACCGACGTCTTGGTCGTCGGCGGCGTCGGCACCTGGACCGACCGTGGCGGCGGACTCGAAGCCGCCGCGCCGCGCCTGAGCGAGGCGCGCACCCGGGAGCTCGCCACGCGGCTGGTTGCGCTCGGCGGACGCCACGTCGACGAGACCACGCCGTACGCCGACGTCCGGCACGGCGACGGGATCCGGGTGCACGTCGTGCTCGCCCCGGTCTCGGTCGGTGGCACGGCGATCTCGATCCGGCTCCCGCACCCAGACCGGCCGACCCTCGCTGCACTCGACCGCGCCGGCACCTTCGAGCACGTGCCGCGCTCCGTCGTCGAGGCCGCCGTGCACCAGCGCCGCAACGTCCTGGTCACCGGTGCCACCGGCAGCGGCAAGACCACCCTGCTCGCCGCGATGCTCGGCGCCGTCCCGGCCGACGAGCGGATCGTCACGGTCGAGGACGTCGCCGAGCTGCGCATCGCCCATCCGCACGTGGTCGCACTCGAGGCGCGGCAGGCGAACGCCGAGGGTGTCGGCGCGCTCGGGCTCGACCGGCTCGTGCGTGAGGCCCTGCGGATGCGTCCGGACCGGATCGTCGTGGGGGAGTGCCGGGGCGCCGAGGTCCGCGAGCTCATGTCCGCGCTGAACACGGGCCACGACGGAGGTGCCGGCACCGTGCACGCGAACGGTGTCGCGGACGTCGCCGCTCGGCTCGAGGCGCTCGGCGCCCTCGCCGGGCTCGGCGTCGAGGCGCTCGCCCGACAAGCGGTCAGCGCGTTCGACCTGGTGCTCCACGTCGAGCGTCGGGCAGGCGGACGACGGCTCGCTGCGGTGGGCGCGTTCCACGTCGGGGCGGACGGGAGGCTCGGGGTGCGACCGGTGGACGGGGCACCGTGA
- a CDS encoding DUF4177 domain-containing protein codes for MTRWEYFTTPLMIHNTTAILNNYGDEGWELVQIVTGPEGGLVAYLKRPKADA; via the coding sequence ATGACTCGCTGGGAGTACTTCACCACGCCCCTGATGATCCACAACACCACCGCCATCCTCAACAACTACGGGGACGAGGGCTGGGAACTGGTCCAGATCGTCACCGGCCCCGAGGGTGGGCTCGTCGCGTACCTCAAGCGCCCGAAGGCCGACGCATGA
- a CDS encoding TadE family type IV pilus minor pilin translates to MPSRCDQARRSDRGSVTVEFAVVLPAVALVLTLLVAAVLVVDGRGRLQSAAAAAARGVGRGDDGVGLAAAERIAPGSSVTVRRTDDLVCVDATRGGTGPFSALPLRATACAAAGGR, encoded by the coding sequence GTGCCCTCTCGCTGTGACCAAGCGCGGCGCTCTGACCGGGGCTCGGTCACGGTCGAGTTCGCGGTCGTGCTGCCCGCCGTCGCACTCGTCCTCACCCTGCTCGTCGCGGCCGTGCTGGTCGTCGACGGACGAGGACGCCTGCAGTCGGCCGCCGCGGCAGCTGCGCGCGGCGTCGGGCGCGGGGACGACGGCGTCGGACTCGCCGCCGCCGAGCGGATCGCGCCCGGATCCTCCGTCACGGTCCGGCGCACCGACGACCTGGTGTGCGTCGACGCCACGCGCGGCGGCACCGGTCCGTTCTCGGCACTGCCGCTCCGGGCGACGGCGTGTGCTGCGGCCGGGGGACGCTGA
- a CDS encoding DUF4244 domain-containing protein: MSTTPNRIRRTSRVIDRLRAVAQDDQGSATAEYAVVILAAVAFAGVLVAVMRSGEVQTILTELVRGALSL; the protein is encoded by the coding sequence ATGAGCACCACCCCGAACCGAATCCGTCGCACCAGCCGCGTCATCGACCGGCTCCGCGCCGTCGCGCAGGACGACCAGGGGTCCGCGACCGCCGAGTACGCGGTCGTCATCCTCGCCGCCGTGGCGTTCGCCGGCGTGCTCGTCGCCGTCATGCGCTCGGGCGAGGTGCAGACCATCCTCACCGAGCTCGTCCGCGGTGCCCTCTCGCTGTGA
- a CDS encoding RidA family protein — MSVADRLAELGLTLPPVAAPVAAYVPAVVTGQYVYTAGQLPFVDGALPVTGKVGTTVDAETATAQARVAALNALAAVESVAGSLDRVARVVKVTVFVASEPSFTGQPGVANGASTLVGEVFGDAGVHARSAVGVAVLPLDAPVEVELVVELTA; from the coding sequence ATGAGCGTCGCGGACCGCCTCGCCGAGCTGGGGCTGACGCTCCCGCCGGTCGCCGCACCCGTCGCCGCCTACGTCCCCGCGGTCGTCACCGGCCAGTACGTCTACACGGCCGGCCAGCTGCCGTTCGTCGACGGCGCACTGCCCGTCACCGGCAAGGTCGGCACCACGGTCGACGCCGAGACCGCCACCGCGCAGGCCCGCGTGGCCGCGCTCAACGCACTGGCCGCAGTCGAGTCGGTCGCCGGCTCGCTCGACCGCGTCGCCCGGGTCGTCAAGGTCACCGTGTTCGTCGCGTCGGAGCCGTCCTTCACGGGCCAGCCCGGGGTCGCGAACGGTGCCTCCACCCTGGTCGGCGAGGTCTTCGGCGACGCCGGCGTCCACGCGCGCAGCGCGGTGGGCGTGGCGGTGCTGCCGCTGGACGCTCCTGTGGAGGTCGAGCTGGTGGTGGAGCTCACCGCCTGA
- a CDS encoding transglycosylase domain-containing protein, with protein MSAQKTSASRTKPVSAVGAFIGFVGFSALAGLLVTIGVTPAIAVAGVTTTSTIGVFESLPEYIEIGDLPQRNELYAYSGGKSVHFATLYDQNRQELKFDQISDQLKNAAIDGEDKRFYSHGGVDMTSLIRAGVGSIAGGLGDSGGGSTLTMQLVRNIKMNEALNLPTKKEQEKAYNEAVEQTIPRKLEEMKLAIGLAKKYSKKEILTAYLNIAYFGDQTYGVQAAAQHYYNKSATKLTAAEAASLMAIVQYPEARNLSTPKKYDANVARRNVILRSMYDQKNLTEAEYRTARLSKPADYVHLTQPSQGCRASVGDGSQFFCDYAKKVVLEMSQLGSSQKARDTAWRNGGYKIQTTLNIDLNAEQKQLLNTYDNKAETNLALGATLNSIEAGSGRIITMAQNKDFDESLKSAPTSTSLNYSVDYKYGNSGGFQTGSTYKLFTLLDWIKTGHGLNETVSGAERVVTPWTICGQTDYTKFDVSNDAPGEGGNWSVLGATAGSINGAFASMAQKLDLCDIRDIAQSLGVHRADGGELQYQNPSAILGTNEIAPMTMAAAYAAVANNGIYCKPIAIDQITSPSGKQLGGQTKDCQQAVDPAFAQAAIYAMKGTITSGTARGAQTPDGTQMFAKTGTTDEADQIWLVGASSRVATAYWQGNTDGKKNNLRHYSNGVGGTYAGSRADVWRQAMTAVNATYPAGAFTDPQPTAIRGNAKALPNLQGKTADEARAAISGAGFNYVDGGTRPGTGNPGSVSSTSPSAGALLSSGSSVTVYTSDGSQANVPEIGGDSLGDARSALNDAGFGNVSVSDDFAKGGGNKTCKVAAVDPAISSAADKNAGVTIQLYGDKNGKAPKDCK; from the coding sequence ATGTCTGCCCAGAAGACGTCTGCCTCGCGGACCAAGCCCGTCTCAGCAGTCGGCGCCTTCATCGGATTCGTCGGGTTCAGTGCCCTCGCCGGCCTGCTCGTCACGATCGGGGTCACCCCGGCCATCGCGGTCGCCGGTGTCACGACGACGTCGACGATCGGTGTGTTCGAGTCGCTGCCGGAGTACATCGAGATCGGTGACCTGCCGCAGCGCAACGAGCTGTACGCGTACTCGGGCGGCAAGTCGGTGCACTTCGCGACGCTGTACGACCAGAACCGGCAGGAACTGAAGTTCGACCAGATCAGCGACCAGCTGAAGAACGCGGCCATCGACGGCGAGGACAAGCGCTTCTACAGCCACGGCGGCGTCGACATGACCTCGCTCATCCGTGCCGGCGTGGGCAGCATCGCCGGCGGGCTCGGCGACTCGGGCGGCGGGTCGACGTTGACCATGCAGCTCGTCCGCAACATCAAGATGAACGAGGCCCTGAACCTGCCGACCAAGAAGGAGCAGGAGAAGGCCTACAACGAGGCCGTCGAGCAGACCATCCCCCGCAAGCTCGAGGAGATGAAGCTCGCGATCGGGCTGGCGAAGAAGTACTCCAAGAAGGAGATCCTCACCGCCTACCTGAACATCGCCTACTTCGGCGACCAGACCTACGGTGTGCAGGCCGCGGCGCAGCACTACTACAACAAGAGCGCGACGAAGCTGACGGCGGCCGAGGCCGCTTCGCTGATGGCCATCGTGCAGTACCCCGAGGCGCGCAACCTGTCGACGCCGAAGAAGTACGACGCCAACGTCGCCCGGCGCAACGTCATCCTGCGCTCGATGTACGACCAGAAGAACCTGACCGAGGCCGAGTACCGCACGGCCCGCCTGTCGAAGCCGGCGGACTACGTGCACCTGACGCAGCCCTCGCAGGGCTGCCGGGCATCGGTCGGCGACGGCTCGCAGTTCTTCTGCGACTACGCCAAGAAGGTCGTGCTCGAGATGTCGCAGCTCGGCTCGTCGCAGAAGGCGCGCGACACCGCGTGGCGGAACGGCGGCTACAAGATCCAGACGACGCTGAACATCGACCTCAACGCCGAGCAGAAGCAGCTCCTCAACACCTACGACAACAAGGCCGAGACGAACCTGGCGCTCGGTGCGACGCTCAACTCGATCGAGGCCGGCTCCGGCCGCATCATCACGATGGCGCAGAACAAGGACTTCGACGAGTCGCTGAAGTCGGCACCCACGTCCACGTCTCTGAACTACAGCGTCGACTACAAGTACGGTAACTCCGGGGGCTTCCAGACCGGCTCGACCTACAAGCTCTTCACGCTGCTGGATTGGATCAAGACGGGCCACGGGCTCAATGAGACCGTCAGCGGTGCTGAACGTGTGGTCACGCCGTGGACCATCTGCGGTCAGACCGACTACACGAAGTTCGACGTCTCGAACGACGCTCCGGGCGAGGGCGGTAACTGGAGCGTGCTCGGGGCCACCGCTGGCTCGATCAACGGCGCGTTCGCATCGATGGCCCAGAAGCTCGACCTCTGCGACATCCGCGACATCGCGCAGTCGCTCGGCGTGCACCGTGCTGACGGCGGCGAGCTGCAGTACCAGAACCCGTCCGCGATCCTCGGCACCAACGAGATCGCCCCGATGACGATGGCCGCCGCCTACGCCGCGGTCGCGAACAACGGCATCTACTGCAAGCCGATCGCGATCGACCAGATCACCTCGCCGTCCGGCAAGCAGCTCGGCGGCCAGACGAAGGACTGCCAGCAGGCTGTCGACCCCGCCTTCGCACAGGCAGCGATCTACGCCATGAAGGGCACGATCACCAGCGGTACCGCGCGCGGTGCTCAGACGCCGGACGGCACCCAGATGTTCGCCAAGACGGGCACGACCGACGAGGCTGACCAGATCTGGCTCGTGGGGGCGAGCTCACGCGTCGCCACCGCCTACTGGCAGGGCAACACCGACGGCAAGAAGAACAACCTCCGGCACTACAGCAACGGCGTGGGCGGGACGTACGCCGGCTCGCGTGCCGACGTCTGGCGTCAGGCGATGACCGCGGTCAACGCCACCTACCCCGCCGGTGCCTTCACGGACCCGCAGCCGACGGCGATCCGTGGCAACGCCAAGGCGCTGCCGAACCTGCAGGGGAAGACCGCTGACGAAGCCCGCGCAGCGATCTCCGGCGCCGGCTTCAACTACGTCGACGGTGGCACCCGCCCCGGCACCGGCAACCCCGGTTCGGTGTCGTCGACCTCGCCGTCCGCCGGTGCACTCCTGTCCTCCGGCTCGAGCGTGACGGTCTACACCTCGGACGGGTCGCAGGCCAACGTGCCCGAGATCGGCGGAGACTCGCTCGGTGATGCCCGCTCGGCACTGAACGACGCCGGCTTCGGCAACGTCAGCGTGTCGGACGACTTCGCCAAGGGCGGCGGCAACAAGACCTGCAAGGTCGCGGCCGTCGACCCGGCGATCAGTTCGGCAGCGGACAAGAACGCCGGTGTGACGATCCAGCTCTACGGCGACAAGAACGGCAAGGCGCCCAAGGACTGCAAGTGA
- a CDS encoding metallophosphoesterase codes for MTRGRAALGVLAAGAAVGAASFAWGSLVERRRFGIRWETVPVLPPGSRDVTVLHLSDIHMAPWQADKQQWLRDLSLVEPDFIVNTGDNLGHPTANAAVEYALEPFRGVPGAFAYGSNDFFGPSPRNPLKYFSGPSRMHSEAKPVELDIDRQTAFFESLGWLDLNDHARAIELRGSRFELFGTSDAHRDWDRLDLLPTNVDEMRGEVPWSEDEDGPAPVAIGVTHAPYRRVLDAFVTQGADVIFAGHTHGGQVQVPGVGALVTNSDLPRRYVSGLHKWEHRNHWSWLEVSAGLGTSIYAPVRFSCRPEAVVVTLTARTS; via the coding sequence GTGACCCGCGGTCGCGCCGCGCTCGGGGTCCTCGCAGCCGGCGCGGCCGTCGGCGCCGCCTCGTTCGCCTGGGGTTCCCTGGTCGAGCGTCGACGCTTCGGCATCCGGTGGGAGACCGTCCCGGTCCTCCCGCCGGGGTCCCGTGACGTCACCGTCCTGCACCTGTCCGACATCCACATGGCCCCGTGGCAGGCCGACAAGCAGCAGTGGCTGCGCGACCTGTCCCTGGTCGAGCCGGACTTCATCGTCAACACCGGCGACAACCTCGGGCACCCCACGGCGAACGCAGCCGTGGAGTACGCACTGGAGCCGTTCCGGGGTGTTCCCGGCGCGTTCGCCTACGGGTCGAACGACTTCTTCGGACCGTCGCCGCGCAACCCGCTCAAGTACTTCTCCGGCCCGAGCCGCATGCACAGCGAGGCGAAGCCCGTCGAGCTCGACATCGACCGGCAGACGGCGTTCTTCGAGTCCCTCGGGTGGCTCGACCTGAACGACCACGCCCGCGCCATTGAGCTCCGCGGCTCCCGCTTCGAGCTGTTCGGCACCTCGGACGCGCACCGCGACTGGGACCGGCTCGATCTGCTCCCCACGAACGTCGACGAGATGCGCGGCGAGGTGCCCTGGTCCGAAGACGAGGACGGCCCAGCTCCCGTCGCGATCGGAGTGACGCACGCGCCCTACCGTCGCGTGCTCGATGCATTCGTCACCCAGGGCGCTGACGTCATCTTCGCCGGGCACACCCACGGTGGCCAGGTCCAGGTACCGGGGGTCGGTGCGCTCGTCACGAACAGCGACCTCCCCCGCCGGTACGTCAGCGGGCTGCACAAGTGGGAGCACCGGAACCACTGGTCGTGGCTCGAGGTCTCGGCCGGTCTCGGAACCTCGATCTACGCGCCGGTCCGGTTCTCGTGCCGCCCCGAAGCGGTCGTCGTCACGCTCACCGCCCGCACCTCCTGA
- a CDS encoding ATP-binding protein has product MSRADHLRPVLERIAAQFPELADDPVLTQNLVDNVTSMIAEAHARYAAGAADSVVSNTYLDPEHLATGSLHAEHAQHPAGAMLAAEMLFDAYLPLFVDEVGAESTADVLRATRALHAGIWSRFPAGAVAYTEALRQRVTTAHLDSRTQIARDLHDRVAHGILAGLQRLDLVLLTDPPAGERADQLDDAARLLRGALGDVQDLAVSLHARVGDALLDDALARHARDLFPDDDRLSFRATGTPEQLPNWQAEEALTILLEALTNRRKHAPDSTAEVHFAWTPAALVVTVADDGPGFDPDADADGRLGQQTMRERAAVIGARLDVESTPGTGTTVRLTIPRGTL; this is encoded by the coding sequence ATGTCACGCGCCGACCACCTCCGCCCGGTCCTCGAACGGATCGCCGCACAGTTCCCCGAGCTCGCCGACGACCCGGTCCTGACGCAGAACCTCGTCGACAACGTGACGTCGATGATCGCCGAGGCACACGCGCGCTACGCCGCCGGCGCCGCGGACAGCGTCGTGAGCAACACCTACCTCGATCCGGAGCACCTGGCCACCGGCTCCCTGCACGCCGAACACGCGCAGCACCCCGCCGGCGCGATGCTCGCCGCGGAGATGCTCTTCGACGCCTACCTGCCGCTCTTCGTGGACGAGGTCGGCGCGGAGTCCACCGCCGACGTCCTGCGTGCCACCAGAGCTCTGCACGCGGGCATCTGGAGCCGGTTCCCCGCCGGGGCCGTCGCCTACACCGAGGCGCTGCGCCAACGCGTCACGACGGCGCACCTGGACTCCCGCACGCAGATCGCGCGAGACCTGCACGACCGCGTGGCGCACGGCATCCTCGCCGGACTGCAGCGGCTCGACCTGGTGCTGCTGACCGATCCCCCGGCCGGCGAACGGGCCGACCAGCTCGACGACGCCGCGCGGCTGCTGCGCGGAGCACTCGGCGACGTGCAGGACCTGGCGGTCAGCCTGCACGCCCGCGTCGGAGATGCACTGCTCGACGATGCGCTCGCCCGGCACGCCAGGGACCTCTTCCCCGACGACGATCGTTTGTCGTTCCGTGCCACGGGCACGCCCGAGCAGCTGCCGAACTGGCAGGCCGAGGAAGCACTGACGATCCTGCTCGAGGCGCTCACCAACCGGCGGAAGCACGCTCCGGACTCCACCGCCGAGGTGCACTTCGCGTGGACGCCGGCCGCCCTCGTCGTGACGGTCGCCGACGACGGTCCGGGCTTCGACCCCGATGCCGACGCGGACGGACGCCTCGGGCAGCAGACGATGCGCGAGCGGGCCGCGGTCATCGGCGCGCGACTCGACGTCGAGAGCACCCCGGGCACCGGCACCACCGTCCGCCTGACGATCCCGCGGGGAACGCTGTGA